In Mycolicibacterium mucogenicum DSM 44124, the following are encoded in one genomic region:
- a CDS encoding SDR family oxidoreductase, with amino-acid sequence MGTKVWFITGTSRGFGREWTAAALERGDKVAATARDVSTLDDLVAKYGDALLPIALDVTDRDADFAAVKTAHEHFGRLDVVVNNAGYGQFGFVEELSEAEARDQIETNVFGALWITQATLPYLRAQGSGHIIQVSSIGGISAFAGLGAYHASKWALEGFSQSLAAEVERFGIHVTLIEPGGFSTDWSGASAKRTTELEAYDGLRADVARWRSERNAVPGNPEASAAAVLKIVDAEKPPLRVFFGSAPLQIAKTDYENRLRTWEEWQPVSELAQG; translated from the coding sequence ATGGGGACAAAAGTCTGGTTCATCACGGGTACATCGCGCGGTTTCGGTCGCGAGTGGACGGCTGCGGCGCTCGAGCGCGGAGACAAGGTGGCCGCGACGGCGCGGGACGTGTCGACGCTCGACGACCTGGTGGCCAAGTACGGCGACGCGCTGCTGCCCATCGCGCTCGACGTCACCGACCGCGACGCCGACTTCGCCGCGGTGAAGACGGCGCATGAGCATTTCGGCCGGTTGGACGTCGTCGTCAACAACGCGGGTTACGGCCAGTTCGGCTTCGTCGAGGAGCTGTCGGAGGCCGAGGCGCGGGATCAGATCGAAACCAACGTCTTCGGCGCGCTGTGGATCACACAGGCCACACTGCCGTACCTTCGTGCGCAGGGCAGCGGGCACATCATCCAGGTGTCCTCGATCGGCGGCATCAGCGCGTTCGCCGGCCTCGGCGCCTACCACGCGTCGAAGTGGGCGCTCGAGGGTTTCTCGCAGTCGCTGGCCGCCGAGGTGGAACGGTTCGGGATTCACGTCACGCTCATCGAGCCCGGCGGATTCTCGACGGATTGGAGCGGCGCGTCGGCCAAGCGGACCACCGAACTCGAGGCGTACGACGGGCTGCGGGCGGACGTCGCCCGCTGGCGCAGCGAGCGCAACGCGGTGCCGGGCAACCCGGAGGCGTCAGCGGCCGCGGTGCTCAAGATCGTCGATGCCGAAAAGCCGCCGCTGCGAGTCTTTTTCGGTAGCGCACCGCTGCAGATCGCCAAGACCGACTACGAAAACCGGTTGCGCACTTGGGAAGAGTGGCAGCCGGTGTCCGAGCTGGCCCAGGGCTGA
- a CDS encoding glycosyltransferase family 4 protein, which produces MRVAIVAESFLPNVNGVTNSVLRVLEHLHRNGHEALVIAPDTPRGEKPADTFHGDVPVHRIPSRMFPKVTSLPLGVPRPRMVRVLRDFRPDVVHLASPALLGYGGLHAARFLGIPTVAVFQTDIAGFAQSYGVGMMTKTAWAWNRHLHSRADRTLAPSSATMEDLVTHRIPRVYKWGRGVDVTGFAPSARSAALRAQWSPEGKPVVGFVGRLAPEKHVERLAALAGRDDLQLVVVGEGIDQPKLEKLLPTAVFTGALYGRELATAYASMDVFVHPGEHETFCQAVQEAMASGLPVIAPDAGGPRDLVTPMHTGLLLPVADFEGALPAAVDHLLAERSRYSLAARRSVLGRTWPAVCDELLGHYAAVLGERRALAA; this is translated from the coding sequence GTGCGAGTTGCGATCGTGGCGGAGTCTTTTCTCCCGAATGTCAACGGCGTCACCAATTCGGTGCTCCGGGTGCTGGAGCACCTCCACCGGAACGGCCACGAGGCGCTGGTCATCGCGCCCGACACGCCTCGGGGTGAAAAGCCCGCGGACACTTTCCACGGCGATGTGCCCGTGCACCGCATCCCGTCCCGGATGTTCCCGAAGGTGACGTCGTTGCCGCTGGGGGTGCCGCGGCCGCGAATGGTGCGGGTACTGCGCGACTTTCGGCCCGACGTGGTGCACCTGGCATCGCCGGCCCTGCTGGGCTACGGCGGCCTGCACGCCGCGCGTTTCCTCGGCATCCCGACCGTCGCGGTGTTCCAGACCGACATCGCCGGTTTCGCGCAGAGCTACGGCGTCGGCATGATGACGAAGACCGCATGGGCCTGGAACCGGCACTTGCACTCGCGCGCCGACCGGACGCTCGCGCCGTCCAGCGCGACGATGGAAGACCTTGTCACCCATCGGATTCCGCGTGTGTACAAGTGGGGTCGGGGCGTCGACGTCACCGGTTTCGCGCCGTCGGCTCGCAGTGCCGCGCTGCGCGCGCAGTGGTCGCCCGAGGGCAAGCCGGTGGTGGGCTTCGTCGGCCGGCTGGCACCGGAGAAGCACGTCGAACGGCTGGCCGCGCTGGCGGGCCGCGACGATCTGCAGCTCGTGGTGGTCGGTGAGGGTATCGATCAACCCAAGCTCGAAAAGCTCTTGCCCACAGCAGTTTTCACTGGCGCGCTGTACGGCCGGGAACTGGCCACGGCATACGCCAGCATGGACGTGTTCGTGCACCCGGGGGAGCACGAGACGTTCTGTCAGGCGGTGCAGGAAGCCATGGCGTCGGGCCTGCCGGTCATCGCGCCGGATGCCGGCGGCCCGCGTGACCTGGTGACACCCATGCACACCGGATTGCTCTTGCCGGTAGCGGATTTCGAGGGGGCGCTGCCGGCCGCGGTCGACCACCTGCTCGCCGAGCGGTCCCGCTACTCGCTCGCCGCCCGCCGCAGCGTGCTCGGCCGCACCTGGCCCGCGGTGTGCGACGAACTGCTCGGGCATTACGCCGCCGTCCTCGGCGAGCGCCGCGCCCTCGCCGCCTGA
- a CDS encoding DsbA family protein has translation MRLPRLILVLATALALLTASTGCGRTVTGSALRDPDLPGVALTADGFGIIAGRPDAPAQIEVYTEPQCTHCAHLQDTDGPELKSLIALGLLTVTYRPVTFLDTAYGYSAKVANAMFLAAEHGTSAPALQAYVATLWGHQNPGGSAPSDGQLAGWAADSGVSAEAVTTIQSGEHAVDTDEMTITNETRLQEIRDGDAGTPTVYDLTGNTVVDIQETGWLAKLTAGRQT, from the coding sequence ATGCGTCTACCTCGGCTGATCCTTGTTCTGGCCACCGCGCTGGCGCTTCTCACCGCGTCAACCGGCTGCGGCCGCACCGTCACCGGATCGGCACTGCGCGACCCGGATCTACCGGGTGTCGCCCTCACCGCGGACGGCTTCGGCATCATCGCCGGCCGGCCCGACGCCCCCGCGCAGATCGAGGTGTACACCGAGCCGCAGTGCACCCACTGCGCCCACCTGCAGGACACCGACGGGCCGGAGCTGAAGAGCCTGATCGCCCTCGGCCTGCTGACCGTCACCTACCGCCCGGTGACGTTCCTCGACACCGCGTACGGCTATTCGGCCAAGGTCGCCAACGCGATGTTCCTGGCCGCCGAGCACGGCACGTCCGCGCCGGCGCTGCAGGCGTACGTCGCGACGCTGTGGGGCCACCAGAATCCGGGCGGGTCGGCACCGTCGGACGGTCAGCTGGCGGGGTGGGCCGCCGACTCGGGCGTCAGCGCCGAGGCCGTGACCACCATCCAGTCCGGTGAACACGCCGTCGACACCGACGAGATGACCATCACCAACGAGACCCGGCTGCAGGAAATCCGCGACGGCGACGCCGGCACCCCGACGGTCTACGACCTCACCGGCAACACCGTGGTGGACATCCAGGAAACCGGGTGGCTCGCGAAGCTGACCGCCGGCCGCCAGACCTAA
- a CDS encoding DUF3592 domain-containing protein, producing MIPESLRCRLNTLWDNLILRVFGDGKETRSQRVIRRIRIGIVIMGCLVTLQSVLLVLGAWRNDQQIEHNMGTAAAEVLSAGPRRSTIEFVTPDRVTYRPELGVLYPSELETGMRIYVEYDRSNPDLVRVQNRNASLAVIPAGSIAVVGWLVAGALLGIVNLVQRRLG from the coding sequence GTGATTCCCGAATCCCTGCGCTGCAGGTTGAACACGTTGTGGGACAACCTGATTCTGCGGGTCTTCGGCGACGGTAAGGAGACCCGGTCGCAGCGCGTCATCCGGCGGATCCGGATCGGCATCGTCATCATGGGCTGTCTGGTGACCCTGCAGTCGGTGCTGCTGGTGCTCGGGGCGTGGCGCAACGATCAGCAGATCGAGCACAACATGGGCACGGCGGCCGCCGAGGTGCTCTCGGCCGGTCCGCGGCGCTCCACCATCGAGTTCGTGACGCCCGACCGCGTCACCTACCGGCCCGAGCTGGGCGTGCTGTACCCGTCCGAACTCGAGACCGGCATGCGCATCTACGTCGAGTACGACCGCAGCAACCCGGACCTGGTGCGGGTGCAGAACCGCAACGCGTCGCTGGCCGTCATCCCGGCCGGCTCGATCGCAGTTGTGGGCTGGTTGGTCGCGGGCGCGCTGCTCGGCATCGTGAATCTCGTGCAGCGCCGGCTGGGTTAG
- the menD gene encoding 2-succinyl-5-enolpyruvyl-6-hydroxy-3-cyclohexene-1-carboxylic-acid synthase, producing the protein MNPSTIQARVVVDELIRGGVRDVVLCPGSRNAPLAFALADADRAGRLRLHVRIDERTAGYLAVGLAVSAGSPVCIAMTSGTAVANLGPAVIEANYARVPLIVLSANRPYELLGTGANQTMEQLGYFGNQVRATISLGLAEPTADVAAANAQWRSATCRVLVAAKGSRSANAGPVQFDIPLREPLVPDTKEGTVDGSTYCPEGRPDGRPWTYTPPVTFDQPLEIDLTPDTIVIAGHGAGRHENLAHLPTVAEPTAPPADNPLHPLALSLVRPQQVIMLGRPTLHRPVSALLADPSVPVYALTTGPRWPDVSGNSQATGTRAITSGTPDPSWLAKCADANARAEHAVRDQLAAYELTTGLHVAAAVADGLQPGDQLVLGASNPVRDAALVGLNSHGISVRSNRGVAGIDGTVSTAIGAALAHTTGRTVALIGDLTFVHDSSGLLIGPTEPTPKALTIVVSNDNGGGIFELLEQGDPRFSDVSSRIFGTPHDVDVAALCRAYHVECRQVEADGLAAALREPFEGMRVLEVKADRSTLRALHASIRAAIKAAP; encoded by the coding sequence ATGAACCCGTCGACGATTCAGGCGCGGGTCGTCGTCGACGAACTGATTCGCGGCGGCGTCCGCGATGTGGTGCTGTGCCCCGGTTCGCGTAACGCGCCGCTGGCGTTCGCGCTGGCCGACGCCGACCGTGCCGGCCGCTTGCGGCTGCATGTCCGTATCGACGAGCGCACCGCCGGGTACCTGGCGGTCGGCCTCGCAGTGTCGGCCGGCTCGCCCGTGTGCATCGCGATGACGTCGGGCACCGCGGTGGCGAACCTCGGTCCGGCGGTGATCGAGGCCAACTACGCCCGCGTGCCGCTGATCGTGCTGAGCGCCAACCGGCCCTACGAACTGCTGGGCACCGGCGCCAACCAGACCATGGAGCAGCTCGGCTACTTCGGCAACCAGGTGCGGGCCACCATCAGCCTCGGCCTGGCCGAGCCGACGGCCGACGTCGCCGCGGCCAATGCCCAGTGGCGGTCGGCGACGTGCCGGGTCCTGGTGGCCGCCAAGGGTTCTCGCTCGGCCAACGCCGGACCCGTGCAGTTCGACATCCCGCTGCGGGAGCCGCTGGTCCCGGACACCAAAGAGGGAACGGTCGACGGCTCCACTTATTGCCCGGAAGGACGCCCCGACGGCCGGCCGTGGACCTACACGCCGCCCGTCACGTTCGACCAGCCCCTCGAGATCGACCTGACGCCCGACACCATCGTCATCGCCGGGCACGGCGCGGGGCGGCACGAGAACCTCGCGCACCTGCCGACCGTCGCCGAACCGACCGCGCCCCCGGCGGACAACCCGCTGCACCCGCTGGCACTGTCGCTGGTCCGGCCGCAGCAGGTGATCATGCTGGGCCGGCCCACGTTGCACCGGCCGGTGTCGGCGCTGCTCGCAGACCCGTCGGTGCCCGTCTATGCGCTGACCACCGGCCCGCGCTGGCCCGACGTGTCCGGCAACTCGCAGGCCACCGGCACGCGGGCCATCACGTCCGGCACGCCGGATCCGTCGTGGCTCGCGAAGTGCGCCGACGCCAACGCCCGCGCCGAGCACGCGGTGCGCGACCAGCTCGCGGCCTACGAACTGACCACCGGCCTGCACGTGGCGGCCGCCGTCGCCGACGGCCTGCAGCCCGGCGACCAGTTGGTGCTCGGCGCCTCCAACCCGGTGCGTGACGCCGCGCTCGTCGGGCTGAACTCGCACGGCATCTCGGTGCGGTCCAACCGCGGCGTCGCCGGTATCGACGGCACGGTGTCGACGGCGATCGGCGCCGCGCTCGCCCACACCACGGGCCGGACCGTCGCGCTCATCGGTGACCTGACCTTCGTCCACGACAGCTCGGGCCTGCTGATCGGGCCCACCGAGCCGACGCCCAAGGCGCTGACCATCGTGGTCTCCAACGACAACGGCGGCGGCATCTTCGAATTGCTGGAGCAGGGCGATCCCCGGTTCTCCGACGTGTCGTCGCGCATCTTCGGCACCCCGCACGACGTCGACGTCGCGGCGCTGTGCCGGGCCTACCACGTCGAGTGCCGGCAGGTGGAGGCCGACGGACTGGCCGCCGCGCTGCGCGAACCGTTCGAGGGGATGCGCGTGCTGGAGGTCAAGGCCGACCGGTCCACCCTGCGGGCGCTGCACGCATCGATACGGGCGGCGATCAAGGCCGCGCCGTGA
- a CDS encoding alpha/beta fold hydrolase: protein MNLAYDERGNGEPVLFIAGRGGAGRTWHLHQVPAFQRAGFRCITFDNRGIGATENAIGFSTDQAVADTASLINKVVGGPVRVVGVSMGSFIAQELMVARPELVSSAVLMATRGREDRARKFFREAERALLAAGIELPPEVDAKNRLLENFSPKTLNDDRAVQDWIEMFTMWPTKPTPGLRAQLAVAPETNRLPAYQQIAVPVQVIGFADDVVLPPHLSKEVADAIPLGRYLEIPDAGHLGFIERPDAVNAAMLEFFAANPTSAGLTG from the coding sequence GTGAATCTGGCATATGACGAGCGCGGTAATGGCGAGCCGGTGCTGTTCATCGCGGGCCGCGGCGGCGCGGGTCGCACGTGGCACCTGCACCAGGTACCGGCGTTCCAGCGGGCCGGCTTCCGCTGCATCACGTTCGACAACCGCGGTATCGGCGCGACCGAGAACGCCATCGGCTTCTCCACCGACCAGGCGGTCGCGGACACGGCGTCGTTGATCAACAAGGTCGTCGGCGGCCCGGTGCGCGTCGTCGGGGTGTCGATGGGGTCGTTCATCGCCCAGGAGCTCATGGTCGCCCGGCCCGAGCTGGTGTCGTCGGCGGTGCTGATGGCCACGCGCGGTCGCGAGGACCGGGCCCGCAAATTCTTCCGCGAGGCCGAGCGCGCGCTGCTCGCCGCCGGCATCGAGCTGCCCCCTGAGGTGGACGCGAAAAACCGTCTGCTGGAGAACTTTTCACCCAAGACCCTGAACGACGACCGCGCCGTCCAGGACTGGATCGAGATGTTCACCATGTGGCCGACGAAGCCCACTCCGGGGCTGCGGGCGCAACTGGCCGTCGCGCCCGAGACGAACCGGCTGCCGGCCTACCAGCAGATCGCGGTGCCCGTGCAGGTGATCGGGTTCGCCGACGACGTCGTGCTGCCGCCGCACCTGTCGAAAGAGGTGGCCGACGCGATCCCGCTGGGCCGCTACCTGGAAATCCCCGACGCCGGGCACCTCGGCTTCATCGAGCGTCCCGATGCGGTGAACGCCGCCATGTTGGAATTCTTCGCTGCCAACCCGACGTCGGCGGGGCTGACCGGTTAG
- a CDS encoding DJ-1/PfpI family protein, whose protein sequence is MQVAIVLYPGFTALDFIGPYESLRWLPDTEVRFVWHEPGPIVADSAVLLVGATHSFDETPSPDIILIPGGFSTLEHARDEKLLEWLRRAHETTTWTASVCSGSVILGASGLLKGKRATSHWAAVQLLRTFGVEPVTDERIVQSADRIVTCAGVSAGIDLGLWLAAQIGGEDKAKAIQLSMEYDPQPPFDSGHMSKASAATKASATALMSRELLKPTALKATTALLWDQAVKKVRSRR, encoded by the coding sequence ATGCAAGTTGCCATCGTCCTGTACCCGGGGTTCACGGCCCTCGACTTCATCGGGCCGTACGAGTCGTTGCGCTGGCTGCCCGACACCGAGGTCCGTTTCGTCTGGCATGAGCCGGGCCCGATCGTCGCCGACTCCGCGGTGCTGCTGGTGGGCGCCACCCACTCGTTCGACGAGACCCCGTCGCCCGACATCATCCTGATCCCGGGCGGGTTCAGCACCCTGGAGCACGCCCGCGACGAGAAGCTGCTGGAGTGGCTGCGGCGGGCCCACGAGACCACCACGTGGACGGCGTCGGTGTGCTCGGGCTCGGTGATCCTGGGCGCCTCTGGACTGCTGAAGGGCAAGCGCGCGACGTCGCACTGGGCGGCCGTGCAGCTGCTGCGCACGTTCGGCGTCGAACCCGTCACCGACGAGCGGATCGTGCAGTCGGCCGACCGCATCGTCACCTGCGCGGGTGTCTCGGCCGGAATCGACCTCGGCCTGTGGCTGGCCGCGCAGATCGGCGGCGAGGACAAGGCCAAGGCCATCCAGCTGTCCATGGAATACGACCCGCAGCCCCCGTTCGACTCCGGGCACATGTCGAAGGCCTCGGCCGCCACCAAGGCCAGTGCGACGGCCCTGATGTCCCGCGAGCTGCTCAAGCCGACGGCTCTCAAGGCCACCACGGCGCTGCTGTGGGACCAGGCCGTCAAAAAGGTCCGATCCCGCCGCTGA
- a CDS encoding GlxA family transcriptional regulator: MTRSVVLLGFRGVQALDVVGPFDVFMGATLQLAAMGRAGEGYTPVLAAADGGPVTTLTGLEFVAKPPPDPNEPIDTIVLPGGMGVDEARTNPAVIDWIRTAAPNARRIVSVCNGAFLAAEAGLLDGCSATTHWASADKLAREFPCIAVDPDPIFVRSSEQVWTAAGVTAGIDLALALVEDDYGTDVAQDVARWLVLYLRRPGGQTQFAPPVWMPRAKREPIRDVQELIEAEPAGAHSVPELARAAAMSPRHFTRTFTAEVGEPPAAYVERVRTDAARRQLTETDDTVTAIAARCGFGSAETLRRSFVRRVGVSPDQYRKTFA, encoded by the coding sequence GTGACGCGATCTGTGGTGCTGCTCGGCTTCCGTGGGGTGCAGGCCCTCGACGTGGTCGGCCCCTTCGACGTGTTCATGGGAGCGACACTGCAACTGGCCGCGATGGGGCGGGCCGGCGAGGGCTACACGCCGGTCCTGGCCGCGGCCGACGGCGGTCCCGTCACCACCTTGACCGGGCTCGAGTTCGTCGCCAAGCCGCCGCCCGACCCCAACGAGCCGATCGACACCATCGTGCTGCCCGGCGGCATGGGGGTCGACGAGGCGCGGACCAACCCGGCCGTCATCGACTGGATTCGCACCGCCGCACCGAACGCGCGCCGGATCGTGAGCGTCTGCAACGGCGCGTTCCTCGCGGCGGAGGCCGGCCTGCTCGACGGCTGCTCGGCGACCACACATTGGGCCTCGGCGGACAAGCTCGCCCGCGAATTCCCCTGCATCGCCGTCGATCCCGACCCGATCTTCGTCCGCAGTTCCGAGCAGGTGTGGACGGCGGCCGGCGTCACCGCGGGCATCGATCTGGCGCTGGCGCTCGTCGAAGACGACTACGGCACCGACGTCGCGCAGGACGTGGCCCGCTGGCTGGTGCTGTACCTGCGCCGGCCCGGTGGCCAGACGCAGTTCGCGCCGCCGGTGTGGATGCCGCGCGCCAAGCGGGAACCGATCCGCGACGTGCAGGAGCTCATCGAAGCCGAACCCGCCGGGGCACACAGTGTTCCGGAACTGGCGCGTGCCGCCGCGATGAGCCCGCGGCACTTCACCCGAACCTTCACCGCCGAGGTGGGGGAGCCGCCGGCGGCCTACGTCGAGCGCGTCCGTACCGACGCGGCCCGTCGGCAACTCACCGAGACCGACGACACCGTCACCGCCATCGCCGCCCGCTGCGGCTTCGGCAGCGCCGAGACGCTGCGCCGCAGTTTCGTTCGGCGCGTAGGGGTTTCACCAGACCAGTACCGCAAGACGTTCGCGTAG
- a CDS encoding heavy-metal-associated domain-containing protein: MTLTDVTEPRSDAPATGAIYLDITGMSCGMCSRRVQKVLNKIDGVHASVSFATKTATIETDRDISPAELCDAVVAAGYGAAPRAGAPVVDSSPRGPLQRLVGGILGRT, translated from the coding sequence ATGACTTTGACAGATGTGACCGAACCCCGCAGCGACGCTCCGGCCACCGGAGCGATCTATCTCGACATCACCGGAATGTCGTGCGGCATGTGTTCCCGGCGCGTGCAGAAAGTTCTCAACAAGATCGACGGTGTGCACGCATCGGTCAGCTTTGCCACCAAGACCGCCACCATCGAGACCGACCGTGACATCAGCCCGGCCGAGCTGTGCGACGCCGTGGTGGCAGCGGGCTACGGCGCCGCACCGCGCGCCGGCGCGCCCGTGGTGGACAGCTCGCCGCGCGGCCCGCTGCAGCGGCTCGTCGGAGGAATCCTCGGCCGGACCTGA